A region from the Salidesulfovibrio onnuriiensis genome encodes:
- a CDS encoding sulfite exporter TauE/SafE family protein has product MLTIFLTYMLMGILAGILAGLLGIGGGLVIVPILYFCFTAQGIPHEVMMHLALGTSLASIIFTSISSCLAHNKRGAVRWDIFRKIFLGILTGTFLGSCIASALPTNFLKGFFGVFLYFVAYQMITGKKPKPNRTVPGPLPMFGVGNGIGVFSALVGIGGGTLSVPFMAWCNIPIHTAIGTAAAIGLPIALSGTAGFITTGWSAANLPDWSLGYVYLPALLGIVSMSMLTAPLGVRLAHSLPVHRLKRIFAILLLIVGSKMLWSLF; this is encoded by the coding sequence ATGCTGACGATTTTCCTGACCTACATGCTCATGGGCATACTGGCGGGCATACTGGCGGGCCTGCTCGGCATAGGCGGCGGACTGGTCATCGTGCCCATCCTCTATTTCTGCTTCACGGCCCAGGGGATTCCCCACGAAGTCATGATGCACCTGGCACTGGGCACGTCCCTGGCCAGCATCATCTTCACCTCCATCTCCAGCTGCCTGGCCCACAACAAGAGAGGCGCCGTGCGCTGGGACATCTTCCGCAAGATATTCCTGGGCATCCTCACCGGCACCTTCCTGGGAAGCTGCATTGCCTCGGCCCTGCCCACCAACTTTCTCAAGGGCTTCTTCGGCGTCTTCCTCTACTTCGTGGCCTACCAGATGATCACCGGCAAAAAGCCCAAGCCGAACCGCACCGTCCCCGGCCCCCTGCCCATGTTCGGCGTGGGCAACGGCATCGGCGTGTTCTCGGCCCTGGTGGGCATCGGCGGCGGCACGCTTTCCGTGCCGTTCATGGCCTGGTGCAACATCCCCATCCATACGGCCATCGGGACGGCGGCCGCCATAGGGCTGCCCATCGCCTTGTCCGGCACCGCGGGATTCATCACCACGGGCTGGAGCGCCGCCAACCTGCCGGACTGGTCACTGGGATACGTGTACCTGCCCGCCCTGCTGGGCATCGTTTCCATGAGCATGCTGACCGCCCCCCTGGGAGTCCGGCTGGCTCACAGCCTGCCCGTACACCGGCTGAAAAGGATATTCGCCATTCTCTTGCTCATTGTCGGTTCCAAAATGCTCTGGAGCCTGTTCTAA
- a CDS encoding FadR/GntR family transcriptional regulator, which translates to MPRHQYQVIVDRIKSMIENGEFSTGDRIPPERSLAQTFSVSRNCVREAIRALAEKGILESRLGDGTYVRSTDQTELSDHLAEAIQTQKQRIREIFELRMLLEPQIASLAAERISPDALNRLKAIVLDQGRAAAAGETDAQLDALFHQTLAEAAGNGVVLKVMDTIKTLLEDTRSEFMRPGRRKGASVEGHLQIIEALENRNPLGAYFTMTNHIKNMESIALHPEGEQEPC; encoded by the coding sequence ATGCCCCGACATCAATATCAGGTCATCGTGGACCGGATCAAAAGCATGATCGAAAACGGCGAATTCTCCACCGGGGACCGAATCCCCCCGGAAAGGAGTCTTGCGCAAACGTTCTCGGTTTCTCGAAACTGCGTACGGGAAGCCATCCGCGCCCTGGCGGAAAAAGGAATCCTGGAAAGCAGGCTGGGCGACGGCACCTATGTCCGCAGCACGGACCAGACCGAACTGAGCGACCACCTGGCCGAGGCCATCCAGACCCAGAAGCAACGCATCCGCGAAATATTCGAACTGCGCATGCTGCTGGAACCGCAGATCGCGTCCCTGGCAGCGGAACGCATTAGCCCGGACGCCCTGAACCGACTCAAAGCCATTGTTTTGGACCAGGGGCGCGCCGCAGCGGCTGGCGAAACAGATGCACAACTCGACGCACTCTTTCATCAAACGCTGGCCGAGGCGGCAGGAAACGGGGTAGTGCTCAAGGTCATGGACACTATCAAGACCCTGCTCGAAGACACCCGGTCCGAATTCATGCGCCCCGGCCGCCGCAAGGGAGCGTCCGTGGAGGGGCATCTGCAGATCATCGAAGCCCTGGAAAACCGCAATCCGCTGGGGGCCTACTTCACCATGACCAACCACATCAAAAACATGGAGAGCATTGCCCTCCACCCAGAAGGAGAACAAGAACCATGCTGA
- a CDS encoding type I restriction enzyme HsdR N-terminal domain-containing protein: MHETSLGGTLRDYLTGEEVEDTTFEEFRQALARLLVEEKGYPKERIHPKVMLTYAVEGQEFERALDFVVYGPDDKPMLLILFCIGSVSSYVRETLCAAKLLDGGPVPLALTTDTNDAVLLEVKSGESLRQGMAAVLEWSELLTLAEQTAVPELTLEQRDKLTRIFHAYSGFLFSCCNGACPAAGPKKE, translated from the coding sequence ATGCATGAAACGAGTTTGGGCGGAACGCTTCGGGATTACCTGACCGGCGAGGAGGTGGAGGATACCACCTTCGAGGAGTTTCGCCAGGCATTGGCAAGGCTGCTGGTGGAGGAAAAAGGGTACCCCAAGGAGCGGATTCATCCCAAGGTCATGCTCACCTATGCGGTGGAAGGCCAGGAATTTGAACGGGCTCTGGATTTCGTGGTTTATGGCCCGGACGACAAGCCCATGCTCCTCATTTTATTCTGCATTGGCAGCGTGAGTTCCTATGTGCGGGAAACTCTCTGTGCGGCGAAATTACTGGATGGTGGTCCTGTGCCACTGGCTCTTACAACGGACACCAATGACGCGGTATTGCTGGAAGTCAAATCCGGAGAAAGCCTTCGGCAAGGCATGGCCGCCGTTCTAGAGTGGAGCGAGCTGCTAACCCTGGCCGAGCAGACTGCTGTTCCTGAACTGACTCTGGAACAGCGCGACAAGCTGACCCGTATCTTCCATGCGTACAGCGGCTTTTTGTTCAGCTGTTGTAATGGAGCCTGTCCAGCGGCCGGACCAAAGAAGGAGTGA
- a CDS encoding ferredoxin, giving the protein MNNTKTTQLREVSLEPMACNGCRGCIELNPDIFGWDDLSDRPFLITDKADEEDIRDAMTCCPGDCISLQSEG; this is encoded by the coding sequence ATGAACAACACAAAGACCACGCAATTACGGGAAGTAAGCCTGGAACCGATGGCCTGCAACGGTTGCAGGGGCTGTATCGAGTTGAACCCGGACATCTTCGGCTGGGACGATCTGAGCGACCGACCGTTTCTCATTACGGACAAAGCCGATGAAGAGGACATCCGGGATGCCATGACCTGCTGCCCCGGCGACTGCATCTCCCTCCAGTCCGAAGGCTGA
- a CDS encoding aminoglycoside phosphotransferase family protein has protein sequence MNRSKWLSVAGPAAISFLAAGEYNENYLVHSSQGQFVFRINHGSQLGLDNQIQYEFQVLEAVYGSGVTPRPLYWLLDPEQESLGDGVMLMEFLPGRPLDYDRDADEAARIFARVHSQPEDARLLVQRNPVLDIARESRVLIDRYALDHPLENRRSLLLEYHDRVLGWGEEAERLFAGEPLVIVNTEVNSHNFLIDDSGPDKRGYLVDWEKAVVSCRYQDLGHFLVPTTTLWKSDRRYSQQEKKAFLEQYLSETGLECCIEEMAYKTDILENTILLRAMAWCFMAFYEYTREDRVLKNEYTFKKITQYLNEMECFFA, from the coding sequence TTGAATCGATCCAAATGGTTGTCTGTAGCTGGGCCAGCGGCGATCTCCTTTCTTGCCGCCGGGGAATACAATGAAAACTACCTGGTTCATTCAAGCCAGGGGCAGTTTGTTTTTCGTATCAATCATGGCAGCCAGCTCGGACTGGACAACCAGATCCAATATGAATTTCAGGTTCTCGAGGCGGTCTACGGTTCGGGCGTGACCCCCCGGCCCCTGTACTGGTTGCTGGATCCGGAACAGGAAAGTCTCGGCGACGGCGTCATGCTCATGGAGTTCCTACCGGGCCGTCCGCTGGACTATGATCGGGATGCCGACGAGGCGGCCCGCATATTCGCCCGAGTCCATTCCCAGCCCGAGGATGCCCGGTTGCTGGTGCAGCGAAATCCGGTCCTGGACATCGCCCGGGAGAGCCGCGTGCTGATTGATCGTTATGCCTTGGACCATCCCCTGGAGAATCGGCGTTCCCTGTTGCTGGAATATCATGATCGTGTTCTGGGCTGGGGAGAGGAGGCCGAACGACTTTTTGCCGGGGAGCCTCTGGTGATCGTCAATACCGAGGTCAATTCCCACAATTTTCTTATAGATGACTCGGGGCCAGACAAGCGGGGGTATCTTGTCGATTGGGAAAAAGCCGTGGTTTCCTGCCGGTATCAGGATCTCGGTCATTTTCTGGTGCCCACCACGACACTCTGGAAGAGCGACAGACGATACTCCCAGCAGGAGAAAAAGGCCTTTCTCGAACAGTATCTGAGCGAGACTGGACTGGAATGTTGCATTGAGGAAATGGCTTATAAAACCGATATATTGGAGAATACAATACTCTTGCGGGCAATGGCCTGGTGCTTTATGGCTTTTTACGAGTACACTCGGGAAGACCGCGTTTTGAAGAACGAGTATACTTTCAAGAAAATAACGCAATACCTCAACGAGATGGAATGTTTTTTCGCGTAG
- a CDS encoding ABC transporter ATP-binding protein translates to MFFRVDGLVKSFGRETILDHIGFEVDRGEIVSLIGPSGVGKTTLLNIIAGLEKPDSGSLHFSVPPSREHPVIMVFQDYVLFPNLTVFENVAFGLRVRKISGSDVRKRVMEILSYFQLAEKQGLYPNQLSAGQRQRVAIARAMVVNPAMLLLDEPFANLDRNLKMQTAEFIRDTQKEFGVTTISVTHDLEEAFVMSDRIGLILEGRLVQYDTAAEVYGNPATMEAARFMGPMNVVRSRLVDPSRAECLPDEELYLRPEAMTMVKEEGAPGVVVESSFAGHYTKYRVRLGEDEVVIFDRQDGIRPGDRVHVRLAENAENGEG, encoded by the coding sequence ATGTTTTTTCGCGTAGACGGCCTGGTGAAATCCTTTGGGAGAGAAACGATTCTGGACCACATCGGTTTCGAGGTGGACCGTGGCGAGATCGTCTCCCTCATCGGGCCAAGCGGTGTGGGCAAGACCACCCTCCTGAACATCATCGCCGGACTGGAGAAGCCTGACTCCGGCTCCCTGCATTTCAGCGTGCCGCCCAGCAGGGAACATCCCGTGATCATGGTCTTTCAGGATTATGTCCTATTTCCCAACCTGACCGTTTTCGAGAATGTGGCCTTCGGCCTCCGGGTCCGCAAGATTTCGGGGAGTGATGTCCGAAAGCGGGTCATGGAGATTCTGTCCTATTTCCAATTGGCCGAAAAACAGGGCCTGTATCCCAACCAGCTTTCCGCCGGGCAGCGCCAGCGGGTGGCCATTGCCAGGGCCATGGTGGTCAATCCCGCCATGCTGCTTCTGGACGAGCCTTTTGCCAACCTGGACCGCAACCTCAAGATGCAGACGGCCGAATTCATCCGCGACACGCAAAAGGAATTCGGGGTGACCACCATCAGCGTGACGCATGACCTGGAAGAGGCCTTTGTCATGTCCGACCGTATCGGGCTGATCCTGGAAGGCCGACTGGTGCAGTACGACACGGCCGCAGAGGTCTATGGCAATCCCGCCACCATGGAGGCCGCCCGGTTCATGGGGCCCATGAATGTGGTTCGGTCCCGCCTGGTTGATCCCTCGCGGGCGGAATGTTTGCCAGACGAAGAGTTGTACCTCCGGCCCGAGGCCATGACTATGGTCAAGGAAGAGGGCGCTCCCGGTGTGGTGGTGGAGTCCTCGTTTGCCGGGCATTACACCAAATACCGGGTCCGGCTGGGAGAGGACGAGGTGGTGATCTTCGACAGGCAGGATGGGATCCGGCCCGGAGACAGGGTCCATGTCCGGCTGGCGGAGAATGCGGAGAACGGAGAGGGCTAG
- a CDS encoding ABC transporter substrate-binding protein codes for MKRVLPFILLLLMVACSDSGPAERDDWLARTYSDIEDAARGTSVRFAMPGSFPYADVWVDNYVIPSMKRQYDISVVRVPMPPGELSRRLIDERNLGREPGSVDLAWIRGEDFKRLRQAGAFFGPIASRLPNFRKYVNRELAAVDFGFANDGYEVPLGKEQFVFVYDSARLEDVPGTFAELREWVRRNPGKFTYPRPPDPVGSAFVRQLFNALGGEGNAFCRGFDREQFLKHSPAVWEYLNDIKPFLWRQGRVYPEGDDLMERLFVGGEVFLNMTSQPLRVRSRVLDGIYPHSVRSFAMRDGSLFSLHFMAVPFNASNKPGALVLANFLMSPAAQYSKFDPDNWGDYPAIDVSRLPESIREKFAAVYLGRSVASPHELAVAAVPEIPAEYGVALDKGWKEHVAP; via the coding sequence ATGAAACGGGTTTTGCCTTTCATCCTTTTGCTTTTGATGGTCGCCTGTTCCGATTCGGGCCCCGCGGAAAGGGACGATTGGCTGGCCAGGACCTATTCCGATATCGAGGACGCCGCCCGGGGAACCTCGGTCAGATTCGCCATGCCCGGGTCGTTTCCGTATGCCGACGTCTGGGTGGACAACTACGTGATTCCGTCCATGAAGCGTCAGTATGACATCTCGGTCGTTCGCGTGCCCATGCCCCCCGGGGAGTTGTCCCGCAGGCTTATTGATGAACGCAACCTGGGGAGGGAACCCGGAAGCGTGGATCTGGCCTGGATCAGGGGAGAGGATTTCAAACGGCTTCGGCAGGCAGGGGCTTTTTTCGGACCCATCGCGTCCCGGCTGCCCAATTTTCGAAAATACGTGAACCGGGAACTCGCCGCCGTGGACTTCGGGTTTGCCAACGACGGCTATGAAGTGCCGCTGGGCAAGGAACAGTTCGTGTTCGTTTATGACAGCGCACGGCTGGAGGATGTCCCCGGAACATTCGCCGAACTTCGCGAGTGGGTCAGGCGGAATCCCGGAAAGTTCACCTATCCGAGGCCACCCGATCCCGTTGGGTCGGCCTTTGTGCGTCAGCTGTTCAACGCCCTGGGCGGTGAGGGCAATGCGTTCTGCCGAGGATTCGACCGCGAGCAGTTCCTGAAGCATTCACCGGCTGTCTGGGAATATTTGAACGACATAAAACCGTTTCTCTGGCGGCAGGGCCGTGTCTATCCCGAAGGGGACGACCTAATGGAGCGGCTGTTCGTGGGGGGCGAAGTGTTCCTGAACATGACCTCGCAACCCCTTCGTGTGCGCAGTCGGGTGCTGGACGGTATCTATCCTCACTCGGTCCGTTCCTTTGCCATGCGCGACGGATCGCTGTTCAGCCTTCATTTCATGGCCGTTCCCTTCAATGCGTCCAACAAACCCGGGGCGCTGGTGCTGGCCAATTTTCTGATGTCGCCAGCGGCGCAGTATTCCAAGTTCGATCCCGACAACTGGGGTGATTATCCGGCCATCGACGTTTCCAGGCTGCCCGAAAGCATCCGGGAGAAATTCGCCGCCGTGTACCTGGGAAGATCCGTGGCGTCCCCGCACGAATTGGCCGTGGCCGCCGTGCCGGAAATTCCGGCCGAATACGGGGTCGCCCTGGACAAAGGATGGAAGGAACATGTCGCCCCTTAG
- a CDS encoding ABC transporter permease, giving the protein MSPLRQPSLPTLVKLSPLLAPFVALFLGGLALAVAQSLGFWLPLPYEGGPFDAYARLLDPYLLRSAGLSLYVALVSALFSVAVGSVLAYAIWRLPRALERAAVVYKVPLILPPIAVGFIVLVFWSNSGVISSVGFHLGLVERPADFPSVLYGGCGLGMILAYVYKQVPFMVILGYAVLKRVSPQLVVTARMLGAGEAYTFFRVVLPHLAKVMHVAFIILFLYDFGAFDIPFLLGESSPGMLSVEVFNLYFRRDLSNRPTAMAMLVCMFLFSLLFIVLYTKLASRLENRERKL; this is encoded by the coding sequence ATGTCGCCCCTTAGGCAGCCGTCCTTGCCTACGCTGGTGAAGCTCTCGCCGTTATTGGCTCCCTTTGTGGCGCTTTTTCTGGGCGGTCTGGCCCTGGCCGTGGCCCAGTCCCTGGGGTTTTGGTTGCCTCTTCCCTACGAAGGCGGGCCTTTTGACGCCTATGCCCGGCTGCTCGATCCGTATCTGTTGCGTTCCGCCGGCCTGTCCCTGTATGTTGCCCTGGTCTCGGCCCTGTTTTCCGTGGCCGTCGGTTCGGTGCTGGCCTATGCAATATGGCGTTTGCCCCGGGCCCTGGAGCGCGCGGCAGTGGTCTACAAGGTCCCGCTCATTCTGCCGCCCATTGCCGTGGGATTCATCGTGCTCGTCTTCTGGAGCAACTCGGGTGTCATCAGCTCCGTGGGGTTCCATCTCGGACTGGTGGAACGTCCGGCCGATTTTCCGTCGGTGCTTTACGGGGGCTGCGGACTGGGCATGATTCTGGCCTATGTCTACAAGCAGGTGCCGTTCATGGTCATCCTGGGATACGCCGTGCTCAAGCGGGTCAGCCCGCAGCTGGTGGTCACGGCCAGGATGCTCGGGGCAGGGGAGGCATACACTTTTTTCCGCGTGGTGCTGCCGCATCTCGCCAAGGTCATGCACGTGGCCTTTATTATCCTGTTTTTATATGATTTCGGTGCATTCGACATACCTTTCCTGCTCGGAGAGAGCTCGCCCGGCATGCTCAGTGTGGAGGTCTTCAACCTCTACTTTCGGAGAGATCTTTCCAACCGGCCCACGGCAATGGCCATGCTGGTGTGCATGTTTCTGTTTTCGCTTCTTTTTATCGTGCTGTATACCAAGCTGGCCTCGCGCCTGGAAAACAGGGAGCGCAAGCTGTGA
- a CDS encoding ABC transporter permease: MIPRLFYAFIAFVSLFPLVVMVGYALAPGWTFPDLIPQPVDGRALEYLLSQAGPVARHMGASVLYSLLTVLLTLLFCLSPAHHFARCEFRGKVLLEGLLLAPALVPAMTFSMGVHTMFIHLGLADSFVGVVLVLSTFSYPYMLRALIAGFQAVGPEYEQCARNLGAGFMTRLVRIELPLLVPSMVAGGSVVFLVAFSEYFLVFLIGGGAVDSFTGYLFPYLASSDRSMGALLTLLFLIVPVGLFVFIELAVSRVYRRRGLY; the protein is encoded by the coding sequence GTGATACCCCGCCTGTTTTACGCGTTCATTGCATTTGTGTCCCTGTTCCCGCTGGTGGTGATGGTGGGGTATGCGCTGGCTCCTGGGTGGACCTTCCCGGACCTGATTCCACAGCCCGTGGATGGCCGAGCCCTGGAGTATCTTCTGTCCCAGGCCGGTCCCGTGGCTCGGCACATGGGGGCTTCCGTGCTGTATTCTTTGCTCACCGTGTTGCTGACGCTGCTGTTTTGCCTTTCCCCGGCGCATCATTTCGCCCGCTGCGAATTTCGCGGCAAGGTGCTGCTGGAAGGGCTGCTGCTGGCTCCGGCCCTGGTGCCTGCCATGACCTTTTCCATGGGCGTGCATACCATGTTCATCCATCTGGGACTGGCCGACTCCTTTGTCGGGGTGGTGCTGGTGCTCTCCACATTCAGTTATCCCTACATGCTGCGGGCGCTCATTGCCGGGTTTCAGGCCGTGGGGCCGGAATACGAGCAGTGCGCCCGGAATCTCGGGGCCGGTTTCATGACCCGGCTGGTGCGCATTGAACTGCCGCTGTTGGTTCCCTCCATGGTGGCCGGCGGCTCCGTTGTCTTCCTGGTGGCCTTTTCCGAATATTTTTTGGTTTTCCTTATCGGCGGCGGCGCCGTGGATTCCTTTACCGGCTACCTGTTTCCGTACCTGGCCTCGTCGGACAGGAGCATGGGGGCCTTGCTCACGCTTCTGTTTCTGATCGTGCCCGTCGGGCTGTTCGTATTCATCGAACTGGCCGTATCCCGGGTCTACCGCAGGCGAGGTCTGTATTAG
- the ychF gene encoding redox-regulated ATPase YchF, with the protein MSLSIGIVGLPNVGKSTLFNALTKAQNAESANYAFCTIEPNKAVVPVPDKRIEKLAELVNPQRVQHSTVDFVDIAGLVAGASKGEGLGNKFLANIRETQAILHVVRCFDDDDVIHVSNSVDPLRDIEVIETELVLADVQILDNRLERMKKQLKGDKTLAPKIDAAEKLLAHMNEGNLVSSFPNLDDKHVAAVIDELRFITAKNIIYCANVDEEGLTEDNDYVKQVSALAQERGAEFVKISAKMEEELVGLEDEEYQEFLDSYGVTEAGLDKIIRTGFHSLGLISYFTAGVKEVRAWTIHDGDKAPQAAGVIHTDFERGFIRAEVIGYDHYVQHGSETKCRAEGVLRVEGKEYVVKDGDVIHFLFNV; encoded by the coding sequence ATGTCCTTGAGCATAGGTATCGTCGGCCTTCCCAACGTCGGCAAATCAACTCTTTTCAACGCCCTGACCAAGGCGCAGAACGCGGAAAGCGCCAACTACGCCTTCTGCACCATCGAGCCCAACAAGGCCGTGGTGCCTGTGCCCGACAAGCGCATCGAGAAGCTGGCCGAACTGGTCAACCCGCAGCGCGTGCAGCATTCCACCGTGGATTTCGTGGATATCGCGGGCCTGGTGGCGGGCGCGAGCAAGGGCGAAGGATTGGGCAACAAGTTCCTGGCCAACATCCGGGAAACCCAGGCCATCCTGCACGTGGTCCGCTGCTTTGACGACGACGACGTGATTCACGTGTCCAATTCCGTGGATCCCCTGCGCGACATCGAGGTCATTGAAACCGAGCTGGTTCTGGCCGATGTCCAAATCCTGGACAACCGTCTGGAGCGCATGAAAAAGCAGCTCAAGGGCGACAAGACCCTGGCCCCGAAAATCGATGCAGCCGAAAAACTCCTGGCGCACATGAACGAGGGCAACCTGGTCTCCTCCTTCCCGAATCTCGACGACAAGCACGTGGCCGCCGTCATCGACGAACTGCGCTTCATCACGGCCAAGAACATCATCTACTGCGCCAATGTGGACGAGGAAGGACTCACCGAGGACAACGACTACGTGAAGCAGGTGAGCGCACTGGCTCAGGAGCGCGGCGCGGAATTCGTCAAGATCTCCGCCAAGATGGAAGAGGAACTGGTGGGGCTCGAGGACGAGGAGTACCAGGAATTCCTGGACTCCTACGGCGTGACCGAGGCGGGCCTGGACAAGATCATCCGCACGGGCTTCCACTCTCTGGGACTCATCAGCTACTTCACCGCAGGCGTGAAGGAAGTCCGCGCCTGGACCATCCACGACGGTGACAAGGCCCCGCAGGCCGCGGGCGTCATCCACACCGATTTCGAACGCGGCTTTATCCGGGCCGAGGTCATCGGCTACGACCATTACGTCCAGCATGGCTCGGAAACCAAATGCCGGGCCGAAGGCGTGCTTCGCGTTGAAGGAAAGGAATACGTGGTCAAGGACGGCGACGTGATCCACTTCCTGTTCAACGTCTAG
- the aroL gene encoding shikimate kinase AroL, whose protein sequence is MKNIYLIGPRASGKTTVGKALASTLDRPFVDTDQAFVEQFDQQIADCVKNDGWDVFRKRESDILRTLSGKGGMVVACGGGIVLRDANRQILSRGITIYLLADPEVLAGRLAKDPIEAQRPSLTGKSITDEVQEVLSMRDPMYRECAHVVLHQKGVDAMVREIADTVARIGENS, encoded by the coding sequence ATGAAGAACATCTATCTCATTGGGCCGCGCGCAAGCGGCAAGACAACGGTCGGCAAGGCGCTGGCCAGCACTCTGGACCGGCCATTCGTGGATACGGACCAGGCTTTTGTAGAGCAATTTGATCAGCAGATCGCGGATTGCGTGAAGAATGACGGCTGGGACGTCTTCCGCAAGCGCGAATCCGATATACTCAGGACCCTTTCCGGCAAGGGCGGTATGGTGGTGGCCTGCGGCGGCGGTATAGTGCTGCGGGACGCCAACCGGCAGATTCTTTCAAGGGGGATTACGATCTACCTGCTGGCCGACCCCGAGGTTCTGGCCGGGCGGCTGGCCAAGGATCCCATCGAAGCCCAGCGTCCTTCTCTGACGGGCAAATCCATCACCGACGAGGTGCAGGAAGTGCTTTCCATGCGCGATCCCATGTATCGCGAGTGCGCCCATGTTGTTCTTCACCAGAAAGGGGTGGACGCCATGGTGCGCGAAATAGCCGATACCGTTGCCAGAATAGGCGAAAATTCTTGA
- a CDS encoding GAK system CofD-like protein: protein MSLTERLLAADERLERLAAAPQDGPRILFFSGGTALREACAELIKYTWNSVHIVTPFDSGGSSAELRREFDMPAVGDARNRILALADPKETQAFAAAEFLASRLPREGGNEALRELATQIARGAHPGMSGLSESTAAVIKDSMTLFLDSCSERFNFSGASIGNMVLTAMYLRHERATAPAIDEFSALVAARGTVRMVLDAPLDLKVHLEDGKTVVGQHRITGKTEAPISSRVSHLRLHRDGVTVARRETRIEGEVRALITDADMICYPVGSFFSSIVANLLPGGVPDSVAANACPKVFVPNLGLDPELVGMSLTDQVNALIEYLRNGAIVRAGGTYLDGVIIDPEAHYPGDVDCAYLESLGLEIVEAPLLDREQGLVAAVPLIRTLMAISC, encoded by the coding sequence ATGAGTCTCACGGAACGACTGCTCGCGGCGGATGAAAGGCTTGAGAGGCTGGCTGCCGCTCCCCAGGACGGTCCCCGGATCCTGTTTTTCAGCGGAGGGACCGCCTTGCGGGAAGCATGCGCGGAACTGATCAAATACACCTGGAATTCCGTTCATATAGTTACTCCCTTCGATTCCGGCGGCAGCTCTGCCGAACTGCGGCGAGAATTCGACATGCCCGCGGTGGGAGACGCGCGCAACCGCATTCTCGCCCTGGCCGATCCGAAGGAAACGCAGGCCTTTGCAGCTGCTGAATTCCTGGCATCCCGGCTCCCGCGCGAAGGCGGAAACGAAGCGCTGCGCGAACTGGCGACACAGATCGCTCGAGGCGCCCATCCTGGCATGAGCGGCCTTTCCGAGAGTACTGCGGCAGTGATCAAGGATTCCATGACCCTGTTCCTGGATTCCTGCTCCGAGAGGTTTAATTTTTCGGGGGCCAGCATCGGCAACATGGTGCTGACCGCCATGTACCTTCGGCATGAACGGGCAACGGCCCCGGCCATTGACGAATTCAGCGCCCTGGTTGCCGCGCGCGGCACCGTGCGTATGGTTCTGGATGCTCCCCTGGATCTCAAGGTCCATCTGGAGGATGGAAAAACCGTTGTGGGCCAGCACCGGATAACCGGAAAGACCGAGGCCCCCATTTCCTCTCGGGTCAGCCACCTCCGCCTACACCGCGACGGCGTGACCGTGGCCCGGAGGGAGACCCGCATTGAAGGGGAGGTTCGTGCATTGATTACGGACGCGGACATGATCTGTTATCCGGTGGGCAGTTTCTTTTCCAGCATCGTGGCCAACCTGCTGCCCGGCGGCGTGCCGGATTCCGTGGCCGCCAATGCCTGTCCCAAGGTGTTCGTGCCCAACCTCGGCCTGGATCCCGAACTGGTGGGCATGAGCCTGACCGATCAGGTGAACGCTCTTATCGAGTATTTACGCAACGGGGCCATTGTCCGTGCGGGGGGCACCTATCTTGACGGCGTGATCATCGATCCCGAGGCCCATTATCCGGGCGACGTGGATTGTGCGTATCTCGAATCCCTGGGCCTGGAGATAGTGGAAGCGCCGCTTTTGGACCGGGAACAGGGATTGGTGGCGGCAGTGCCCCTGATTCGAACCCTTATGGCGATTTCCTGCTGA